Within Paenibacillus sabinae T27, the genomic segment AAGGCACTGGCCCCCGCCGGGCTGCGCAAGGTGCGCCTTACCGGCGGCGAGCCGCTGGTCCGCAAGGATCTGGAGCGCCTGGTCGCCATGCTGTCCTCCATTCCGGGCATCGAGGATCTGTCGCTCACCACCAACGGCCTGCTGCTGCCCGCCAAAGCGGCCGCGCTGAAAGCCGCCGGCTTGTCGAGGGTGAACATCAGCATAGATTCCTTGCGGCAGGACCGGTTCTCCATGATTACACGCGGCGGAGAAGTCGCCAAGGTGCTGAAGGGGATCGAGGCGGCCGAGGCGGCGGGACTCTCGCCCATCAAGCTGAACGTCGTCCTTATGAAAGGCATCAACGACGACGAGATCAAGGATTTTATCGCTCTTACCCGGAATAGTCCGCTGAATGTGCGGTTTATCGAATATATGCCGATCGGCAGCGCAACTGACGCCTGGCGGCAGACCTATCTGCCGCTGGAAAGAGTGCTCGAAGCCTGCCGCGAGGCCGGATGGGAAACCGAGGAAGCGCAACCGCCCGCCGGGAACGGCCCGTCCCAGGACAGACGCGTCATCGGCGCCAAAGGCACATTCGGTCTGATTCATCCGGTTAGCGAGCATTTTTGCGATAACTGCAACCGGCTGCGCCTTACGGCCGACGGGCACATCAAGGCTTGTCTGTATTGGTCCGACGAATATAACGTGCGTCCGCTGGCGGGAGACCCGGAAGCGGTGCGCGCGTTATTCCGCAAGGCGCTGGGGAACAAGCCCAAAACCCACGAAATGGCGCTGGCGCTTGAGAAAAAAAGCCCAGAGCCACACGCCTACGACCCGCCGCATGTCGCAAATCGGCGGTTAAACCGTAAGCGCGGCCCACAGCTGCCAGACCATATAGCCTGCCATTCCCCAGAGGAGCAGTGCCGAAAATATGTTCAGCAGCCGCACCAGCCGTCCGGAAGGATCGGCCTTGCCGAGCGCCCTGCCGCCGGCGGACAGGCCCATGAACCACAGCCACGATACCCCGGCGGCCGCGGCGGCGAACGTCCAGCGGTCGGCGGCTCCATACTGCAGGGAGCTTGTTCCGATTACGCCCACTGTGTCCATCAGTGCATGCGGGTTCAGCAGCGACACCGACAGCGCATAGCCTACCTGTTCCCTCACCGGAAGAACGGCTGCCTGTTCGCCCGCGTGCCTCTCCCGCAGAATTTTCTGGCCCATTATGACCAAAAAGACGGCCCCCGCCCCGTAAATGAAAGGGGTGAGCCAATGGAGCGACAGCACCGCCAGGGATACTCCCCCTACGGCTGCGAAGATCAGCAGTGTGTCGCACAGCGCCGCCGTGACCACAACGGGCAGAGCACCAATATATCGGGCCTGCAGCGCGCCCTGGTTGAATACAAAAATATTCTGCGCCCCAAGCGGCAGAATAAGGCCAACGGCCAAAATAACCCCATGAATAATAACGTCCACCAAGTGTTATCCCTCCCGGCTGTTTGCGCCGCGGCCATAAGCGCCGCGGCTTTTTTTTGTCCTTTATGATCGTACAGCCATTTCGCGCTTCCGGGACCATCCAAAAGCGTGGCGGAAAGCCCAACCAAAGGAAACGTCTCCCCTTCGCATGCTATACTGAAATCCATAGACCGCACGAAAAAGAAACGGCTGCACCTCCCTTCAGAAGGAAGGCAACCGTTTCTTAATGAAGTAAGCAGGCCCAAGACTTTTTAGCAAAAAGGAGGGATTCCCATGCGGCACAGCGCCGGCATGGCTATGGTGGACTGGCGTCCCGACCCGTTATCGCCGCTGCCGCTCTACGCGCAAATCGCCGGACATTTCCGCGCCAAGATCACCGGCGGCGACTGGCCTGCAGGGATGAAGCTCCCGCCGCAGCGCGAGCTGGCCCGGCAGCTTGGCGTCAACCGGAGCACGATTGTTGCGGCGCTCGGCCAGCTAACCGAGCTCGGGCTCATCGAAGGAAGACACGGAGGAGGCACTCGGGTAGCGGCGGCGAAAGCAAACCGGGGAACGGCGGGAAGCTGGAACGATTATGTGGAGGAAGGCATCCACTATCCCAATCTTCCGGCCGTTCAGGCGATCAACCGACTGGAATTTCAGCCGGAGCTGGTTCGGCTCGGGACCGGAGAGCCCGCCCCCGAGCTGCTGCCGGGAGAACAGATGCGCGACATTCTGGCCGAACTGGCGCGCGGTGAGCTGCCGCTGGCGTACGAGGAGCCGCTCGGCAGCCTGCGGCTTCGGCGGGCGCTCAGCGCGGAGCTGGGCCGAAGCGGGATACAGGCCGACCCCTCCTCGATTCTGATTCTTTCCGGGGCGCTTCAAGGCTTTCAGCTGATTTCCCTGGGCCTTCTGCCCAAGGGATCGACCGTTCTGCTGGAGAAGCCCTCCTATATGTACTCAATTCATTCTTTCCAGTCGGCGGGAGTCAAGCTGTGCGGCCTGCCCATGGACGGGCAGGGCCTGATGGCGGAAGGGCTGGAGAACGCCGCCGTTCGAACCAAGGCGGCGCTGCTGTACACGATCCCCGCCTTCCATAACCCGACAGGCATCCTCATGGATGCGGAGCGGAGGCGGGAGCTGATGGAGAAGACGGCGGCGCTGGGATTGCCGATCCTTGAAGACGGAGCTTACCAGGACCTGTGGCTGGATGCGCCCCCTCCTCCGCCGCTCAAGGCTATGGACCAAAGCGGCAGTGTTTTGCACCTTGGCACCCTATCCAAATCGGCGAGTCCCGGCCTGCGTATCGGGTGGGTTGCCGGTCCCGAGCAGGTGATCCGGCGGCTGGCCGATATCAAAATGCAGACCGACTACGGGGCCAGCTCCCTCTCGCAGCTGGCGGCGGCCAAGTGGCTGGAGGACGGCTGCCACGAGCGGCATTGCAGCGCCCTGCGCCTTGCGCTGCGCCGGCGGCGCGATCTGATGCTGGAGCTGCTGGAGCGGCATTGTGAGGGGCTTGCAGTCTGGAGCAAGCCTGCGGGCGGCTTCTATGTATGGCTGCGGCTGAACCGGCCGGTGCCGCTACCTAGGCTGTTCCGCGCAGCGCTTGCGGAAGGCCTGCTGCTGAATACCGGCGATCTGTACGACCGGTCCGATGCAAGGCATCTCCGCCTGTCCTACGCGTATGCGTCCCCGTCCGAACTGGAACGGGGGATCGCCAAGCTGGCGGAGCTGATCCGCCGGATGGGCGGGCTTTCCTGACAGGCGGAAGGGCGAAGGAAGTGCCGAACGCAATCCCGGCAACTTGGGCTTGTGCATCCCGGTTGGACGGCAGGACCTGTGCCATTCGGTGCAACAGGCCTGTGTAATCCGGCGGCTGGGGGCTGCCAATCCGGGTGGCCGGGTCGCTGGCTCCCGGAACCTCCCGACCTGATTCGACGTGCTTGCCATCCGGACAGGCCACAAGCCGTCCAATGTTTTGCGCCGTTACCAGCACAACCTTATGCGCGCTATGTCGTCTGCTTTTCCGGCGGGGCGGGCAGCGTCACGACGAACGCAGTCCCTTCGCCGACGCGACTCTCCGCGCGGACCTCCCCCTGGTGCAGGTCGACAATCTTTTTAACGAGCGACAGCCCCAGCCCGCTGCCCCCGGCGCCCGCGCTTCTCGCCTTGTCCGCCTTGTAGAACCGTTCGAAAATGCGGGGCAAGTCTTCCCCTTCAATACCCGTACCGGTATCGGAGATTATGACCTCGGCTCCCCCATTTAGAGGACGCGCTGCAATGGTGATCGTCCCGCCCGCCGGAGTAAACTTGATGCTGTTATGCAGCAGATTGGTCCAGACCTGGATCAGCAGATCTTCCACGGCCGTCACCGTCGTTTCAGGAAGCTCCGCTTCCACTTCGATCCCTCTCCCCATCCACTGCGGCTCGCAGGCCAGGATGATATTTCGAAGCTGTCTATCCAGGCGGAAAGGCTTCGCTTCAAACGGAAAGTTCCCCGACTCCAGCACCGACAGCTTGAGCAGACTGTCACTTAAGCCCGAGAGCCGGGCGCTCTCCGCCTCGATGATGTCCAGATAATGTTCCCGGGTCTCCCGGCTGATTCCGTCGTTGCGCAGTGCACGGGCGAAGCCGCGGATGGAAGTGAGCGGCGACTGGATTTCATGCGACACATTCGAGATGAAGTCCTGCCGCATCGTCTCCATCCGGCTTAGCTCGCTGGCCATTTCATTGATTCCTTCCACGAGCTCGCCCATTCGGCCGTAGCGTTCGACATCTTCCACCTGGGCGGTAAAATCCCCCTTGGATATCCGCCGGACGGCATTCAGAATCGGGCTATAAAATTTGTTCTGCTTCCCGTACGTAATCAGGGAGATCAAACCGCCAATGAAGAACAGAATAAGAAATCCGAGCAGCATGCCCAGCAGCTGCGAAACATAGGCCGATGACGGGCTACCAAACTTTTCGAACAGCACTCTCAAGATAAAATAGGAAGCCGTCCACGAGATGATGAGGGACGAAAAGCCAGCCAGCATTCCGAGCAGTCCCCGAAGTGCCCGCCTCAGCCGGTTCATCCCGCGTCCTCCGGCCGAATGCCGGGACCGCTCACGGCGCGTGCGGCGGGTACGGAATGTTTGCCCGGGGTGCCCCTCTGAGCGCAATCTCCCGGGACGTTTCCTTGACAAGTCCCGCCGCCCCATCATTCCGCACCCTCCAGCCGGTAGCCGAGACCACGCACGGTGCGGATGGCGAATCCGTACCGCTCGCTCGGGAAGCGTTCACGCAGCCGGTTGATATGCACATCCAGCGTGCGTTCATTGCCTTCGTAGTCATAGCCCCAGATCTCCTCGATCAGCCGCTCGCGCGGCAGGGTCTGTCCGGGGTAGCTCGCCAGCCTGAACAGCAGCTCGTACTCTTTAAGGGGCAGCGTCAGAACGCCATCATCCGAATGGATTTCATACGTTTTCCGGTTCATTTTCAGCCTGCCGACGGTTACGCTTTGGGCAGCTGAAATCTGATACCGTTTCAGCAGCGCCTTTACGCGGGCGGTCAACACGGGCGGCTCAAACGGTTTGACGAGATAATCATCGGTTCCCAGCTCAAAGCCCTTTACAATCTGCGAGGTTTCACCTTTGGCCGTGAGCATGAGCAGCGGAAAGTCGTAATCCTTTCGCAGTTCGCGGCAGAGCTGCCAGCCGTCCATGTTCGGCATCATGATATCGAGAATTACCATGTCGGCGGTATGATCCCCAAGAAACTCCAGCGCTTCTTTCCCATCGGAAGCCTCATACACTTCCATGCCTTCAGCTTTCAAAAATACGGCTACCAACTCGCGGATGTGCGGATCGTCGTCCACCACCAGTATTTTTGCCATGTCCGGCACTCTCCTCCTCTTCGCCGTGTTCCCGCGCTTCCTTATCTGTCGTTTGCAGCTGCTGCTGCGCAAATTCGCGGTAGAGGCTATGCTCCCGCAGCAGTTCTTCGTGTCTTCCCCTGCCGGTAATCTCGCCCTTTTCCATAAAAAGAATCTGATCCGCGTTCACCACCGTGGACAGCCGATGCGCGATAACGATGGTCGTCCGGCCTTTCATCAGATTGGACAGCGCCTTCTGCACGACGGCTTCGGACTTGCTGTCAAGGCTTGAAGTCGCTTCGTCCAGCATCAGGATTTTCGGATCTCTCAGAAGCGCCCGGGCAATCGCAATCCGCTGCCGCTGTCCGCCGGACAGCTTCACGCCGCGCTCGCCGACTTCGGTGTCGTAACCATCCGGCAGCTCGTCGATGAATCTATCCGCATACGCCATCGCCGCCGCCTGCTGCATTTCCGCCAAATCAACCTCCCGGTCCAGCCCGTAGCGGAGATTGTCCGCAATCGTTCCGGCCAGCAGCGGGCTTTCCTGGGAGACGTAGCCGATTCCTCCGCGCCAGGAGGACAGCGAGAAATCGGAAATCGGCTTGCCTCCCAGCCGGATCACGCCATCCTGCGGCTCATAGAAGCGTTCAAGCAGGGAGAACAGCGTCGTCTTGCCGCCGCCGCTTGGACCGACAATCGCCGTCACCTCGCCCGGCGCAATAGAGCAGCTGACTTTGCTCAGCACGGACTCTCCTTTTTTGTACCCGAAGGTGACATTGTCCAGCATAATCGGCAGGCTTCCGCCGTCAGCCATCTCTTCCCCTTCGTACTTCTCTTCTTCATGCATCAGCATCTCCATCAGCCTCTCCGAAGCGCCCATGGACTTCTGAATTTGGGTGAAGAAGGTCGTCAACTGGGTCAGCGGCATAATGATCTGGATCAGATAAAGGATAAAAGCGACCAGCTCTCCCGCCGTCAGCGCTCCGCTCGACACCTGCAGCCCGCCGTAGCCGATAATGACCACCAGCAGCATCATAAATATGAGCGAGACAAGCGGGGTGATCCAGGCGCTGGCCTTGCCTTCGCGTATGCCGTAGGAGAGCAGGTTCAGAATGACTTTCTTGCCGGATTCGTATTCCCGGCGTTCCGCTCCGGACGCTTTGACGAGCCGGATTTCCGACAGCACGCCGCTGAGCACCGCCGTAAAGGAAGCTGTCTCATCCTGCATGCCCTTGGAAATCTTGTACATCATCCGGCCGAGCGGAACAAGAACGAGCGCCGAAAGAGGCAGCACAGTGAACAGAACCAGCGTCATTTTCCAATTCAGATAAAAGAGCACCGAGATCGAACCTGCAATGGAAATGATGCCTGTGAACAGGCTCGAGACATTCTCCGCTACCAGCGTCTTGATAATGCCTGTGTCGCTTGTCATGCGGCTGACGTTTTCGCCCGTCCGGATGTCGTTATAATAGGAAACCGGCAGCAGCAGCAGTTTGCGCCACAGGCGCTCCCTCAGGCTGGCAACCATTTTCTGGCCTGCATAGTTCAGCAGATAGACGGATACGCCCGCGGCAATGGTCTGGGCAACGAAAGCGCCGGCGATTCCGGCGATCTGAAGACGGCTTATGGAAGACAGCGAGAAGCCGTCAACCAGCCCTTTGGTGAACATCGGAATGACGAGGGATACCAGCGTGGAAATGACGCTTAGCGTAATGGCCAGGGCCAGCAGGGCATAAGGCGGTTTCGTTTCTTTGAGCAATTGGAGAAATGAACGAAGGTTCTTTCCCTTCATCTTCGTTGCGTTCGTCATTAAAGGTCCTTCCCTTCTTGTCTGGATTATAATGACAAAATACGCCCGGAAGTTAAACTCCAGTTAAACTCGCCACTCCGCGGCGGCCCGGTACTCCTCCGGAGTGTTCACATTGAGCAGCGGGGAAGGGGCTCCTTCCAAGTGTCCCGTAAAACCTTCTTCCGGCACATACAGCACATCGAGGCCAGCCAGCCAATCCATCACCTTCAATTTCCCCTCGGACAAGGCGATTTCCAGCTTCGCAAGGGTATCCTTATGGTAGAGCCCCAGCAGCGGCTGGACTTTGCCCGAACGCGAGACCGGTACGACCGCAGCCCGCCCGCCGCTCCGCTCCCAAGCGTCCAGGATGTACCGCATAAACGCCGCCGAAACAAACGGCAAATCGCAGGGGGCGGCAAAATACCAATCCGAAGGCGCCGCGCTCATGCCAGCATGAATCCCTGCCAGCGGGCCGCAGCCGGGAAAGAGGTCGGCAGCCTGCGAAAGCTTCAGGAAACGGAAGTCCTCCCGCTCCTTCTCTCCGCAGGCGACCGTCACCGGGTCCGCGACTTCCCCGAGGGCGGCGGCCACACGGGCAATGGCCGGGATACCGCCGTACTTAAGCAGCGCTTTGTCGGCGCCCATCCGTCTGGAACGGCCTCCGGCGATGAGGATACCGGCAATTTTCATCTTCATCTGACCTCCTTCGCCAAAATTATTTTTCATAAAAGGTAATCCCCTCCTAGAAAAGCTGTGCATTTGGAAAAAGCAGAAAAAGCTGGTTTGTATCCCTTTTCAACTAATGTTACAGTGATATTAGCGGCTATGGCGGCTCTGATTCAACATGCACAGCATTTGCGGGAGGAGAGCATCCAACTTGCAGGATAATAGTGAAAAACCATATACCTTCACATCTTTAAAATGGTTTAACTTTTTCGTTTACGGAACCATGGTTTTGTTTACGAGCTTTTTTCAGCTTTATTTACAGGATGTAGGGATGAACAAGCTGGAAATCGGTGTGCTGATGTCGATCGGCCCCTTCGTCTCGATCTTCGCCAACCCGTTCTGGGGGCTATGGGCCGGACGTTATCCGAATATCCGGGTTATCGTCCTGCTGATGCTGGCGGGGACGCTTCTGTTCTCCCAGCTCATTTTTCAGGCCAATACATATGAAACGATCTATGCGGCGATCATCCTGTTCTTTTTCTGCCAGACTCCGTTGTTTGCGCAGAGCAACACCCTGATCTTGAGCTATATTTACGGGTCGAAACAGCGCTTTGGCTCCTTCCGCCTGTGGGGCTCCCTTGGCTGGGCGCTGACGGCAATAGCCGCTGGCCCTATCGTGGATTACGGCGGCGTCTCCGTGCTGTCCTACCTGTTCGCGGTCCTGCTTGGCTTGTCCATCGTCTCGCTCGCGACTCTGCCCAAGCTGCGCCACTCCATCGGGATTGCGCCGATGCCGCTTCGAGGCTTTCATGTGCTGTTTAAGAATCCTTACTTTTTGTTCTTTATCTTTTTCGGCATTCTGGTATCGATCCCCAACACGGTGAATAATACGTTCATGTCGCTGTATATCAACGATATGGGGGGCTCCAAGACGATGGTCGGGCTTGCAGTGTTCCTTTCCTCCATCGTTGAAGTAGGCGTCTTCATGCTCTGCGACCGCTACCTGCGGCGCAAAATCTCCGTACTCATCGGCTGGCTGGCGCTGGTCAGCCTCTTGTTCGCGCTGCGGTGGTGGCTGATGGCGCAGTCAACGACGCCGCTTGAGGTGGCGTTCATTCAAATTTTGCATTCAATAACGTTCGGCGGCTTCTTTTATGTCGGCACCGAGCTGACGATGCTGCTCATCCCCCGGCCGTACCGCTCTTCGGCACAAGCTCTTTATACGCTGTCCTGGAGCGGAATTTCGGGAATGATGGGC encodes:
- a CDS encoding sensor histidine kinase — translated: MNRLRRALRGLLGMLAGFSSLIISWTASYFILRVLFEKFGSPSSAYVSQLLGMLLGFLILFFIGGLISLITYGKQNKFYSPILNAVRRISKGDFTAQVEDVERYGRMGELVEGINEMASELSRMETMRQDFISNVSHEIQSPLTSIRGFARALRNDGISRETREHYLDIIEAESARLSGLSDSLLKLSVLESGNFPFEAKPFRLDRQLRNIILACEPQWMGRGIEVEAELPETTVTAVEDLLIQVWTNLLHNSIKFTPAGGTITIAARPLNGGAEVIISDTGTGIEGEDLPRIFERFYKADKARSAGAGGSGLGLSLVKKIVDLHQGEVRAESRVGEGTAFVVTLPAPPEKQTT
- the mobA gene encoding molybdenum cofactor guanylyltransferase, coding for MKNNFGEGGQMKMKIAGILIAGGRSRRMGADKALLKYGGIPAIARVAAALGEVADPVTVACGEKEREDFRFLKLSQAADLFPGCGPLAGIHAGMSAAPSDWYFAAPCDLPFVSAAFMRYILDAWERSGGRAAVVPVSRSGKVQPLLGLYHKDTLAKLEIALSEGKLKVMDWLAGLDVLYVPEEGFTGHLEGAPSPLLNVNTPEEYRAAAEWRV
- a CDS encoding PLP-dependent aminotransferase family protein; amino-acid sequence: MRHSAGMAMVDWRPDPLSPLPLYAQIAGHFRAKITGGDWPAGMKLPPQRELARQLGVNRSTIVAALGQLTELGLIEGRHGGGTRVAAAKANRGTAGSWNDYVEEGIHYPNLPAVQAINRLEFQPELVRLGTGEPAPELLPGEQMRDILAELARGELPLAYEEPLGSLRLRRALSAELGRSGIQADPSSILILSGALQGFQLISLGLLPKGSTVLLEKPSYMYSIHSFQSAGVKLCGLPMDGQGLMAEGLENAAVRTKAALLYTIPAFHNPTGILMDAERRRELMEKTAALGLPILEDGAYQDLWLDAPPPPPLKAMDQSGSVLHLGTLSKSASPGLRIGWVAGPEQVIRRLADIKMQTDYGASSLSQLAAAKWLEDGCHERHCSALRLALRRRRDLMLELLERHCEGLAVWSKPAGGFYVWLRLNRPVPLPRLFRAALAEGLLLNTGDLYDRSDARHLRLSYAYASPSELERGIAKLAELIRRMGGLS
- a CDS encoding response regulator transcription factor, encoding MAKILVVDDDPHIRELVAVFLKAEGMEVYEASDGKEALEFLGDHTADMVILDIMMPNMDGWQLCRELRKDYDFPLLMLTAKGETSQIVKGFELGTDDYLVKPFEPPVLTARVKALLKRYQISAAQSVTVGRLKMNRKTYEIHSDDGVLTLPLKEYELLFRLASYPGQTLPRERLIEEIWGYDYEGNERTLDVHINRLRERFPSERYGFAIRTVRGLGYRLEGAE
- a CDS encoding LysE/ArgO family amino acid transporter translates to MDVIIHGVILAVGLILPLGAQNIFVFNQGALQARYIGALPVVVTAALCDTLLIFAAVGGVSLAVLSLHWLTPFIYGAGAVFLVIMGQKILRERHAGEQAAVLPVREQVGYALSVSLLNPHALMDTVGVIGTSSLQYGAADRWTFAAAAAGVSWLWFMGLSAGGRALGKADPSGRLVRLLNIFSALLLWGMAGYMVWQLWAALTV
- a CDS encoding ABC transporter ATP-binding protein, with the translated sequence MTNATKMKGKNLRSFLQLLKETKPPYALLALAITLSVISTLVSLVIPMFTKGLVDGFSLSSISRLQIAGIAGAFVAQTIAAGVSVYLLNYAGQKMVASLRERLWRKLLLLPVSYYNDIRTGENVSRMTSDTGIIKTLVAENVSSLFTGIISIAGSISVLFYLNWKMTLVLFTVLPLSALVLVPLGRMMYKISKGMQDETASFTAVLSGVLSEIRLVKASGAERREYESGKKVILNLLSYGIREGKASAWITPLVSLIFMMLLVVIIGYGGLQVSSGALTAGELVAFILYLIQIIMPLTQLTTFFTQIQKSMGASERLMEMLMHEEEKYEGEEMADGGSLPIMLDNVTFGYKKGESVLSKVSCSIAPGEVTAIVGPSGGGKTTLFSLLERFYEPQDGVIRLGGKPISDFSLSSWRGGIGYVSQESPLLAGTIADNLRYGLDREVDLAEMQQAAAMAYADRFIDELPDGYDTEVGERGVKLSGGQRQRIAIARALLRDPKILMLDEATSSLDSKSEAVVQKALSNLMKGRTTIVIAHRLSTVVNADQILFMEKGEITGRGRHEELLREHSLYREFAQQQLQTTDKEAREHGEEEESAGHGKNTGGGRRSAHPRVGSRIFES
- a CDS encoding MFS transporter; translated protein: MQDNSEKPYTFTSLKWFNFFVYGTMVLFTSFFQLYLQDVGMNKLEIGVLMSIGPFVSIFANPFWGLWAGRYPNIRVIVLLMLAGTLLFSQLIFQANTYETIYAAIILFFFCQTPLFAQSNTLILSYIYGSKQRFGSFRLWGSLGWALTAIAAGPIVDYGGVSVLSYLFAVLLGLSIVSLATLPKLRHSIGIAPMPLRGFHVLFKNPYFLFFIFFGILVSIPNTVNNTFMSLYINDMGGSKTMVGLAVFLSSIVEVGVFMLCDRYLRRKISVLIGWLALVSLLFALRWWLMAQSTTPLEVAFIQILHSITFGGFFYVGTELTMLLIPRPYRSSAQALYTLSWSGISGMMGGILGGWLFQYLGAQSMYEFCVFLALIGAVGYAGMWVFVRRNHYRPHQVTEDAHEEDGV